GGCGGCAGTTGGTGTTTCTGCTATAGCTGAGATACAATTTGGCGACTACATCTTCCCAGCATTTGATCAGGTAATATCGGCATTTAACATAGATAGTCAATGAAGCTGCCAAGTTTAGGTACAGGTCAGGAAGTCATTGGGATGTTGGTAAGCTGACTATTAGATCCACTTGGGGTTCTGTTGGTCACGGTGGTTTGTATCATTCACAAAGCCCCGAAGCCTATTTCGCGCATACTCCAGGTCTTGTGATTGTAGTTCCAAGCAATCCATTTGCTGCAAAAGGCTTGCTTATCAAATCCATTCGTGACCCAAATCCTGTGTTGTTTTTCGAGCCAAAGGCACTATACCGATCCAGCGTTGGCATGGTCCCCGAGGGAGACTATGAATTGGATTTATCAAAGGCAAACGTTGTAAAACAAGGAAAGGATATTACCTTAGTAGGATATGGTACAATGGTCAATGAAATGATGGAGGCGGCTAAAATTGTTGCCAATGATGGTGGAATTGATGCTGAAGTGATTGACCTACAAACAATCCTCCCGTTCGATGTTGATACGATTACAGAATCTGTTAATAAAACTGGTAGATTGATAGTAACCCATGAAGCGCCGGTATGAAGGATGTTTAACATAGAAAACACAAGGCTTGGCCTCTGAAATAGCATCTACGGTGTATGAGCGATGTTTTTTTAAACTAGAAGCGCCAATTAAGCGCCTGTGTGGATACGACACTCCTTTTCCCCTTGTTTATGAAAAGGtaccaaatattttatttagttttACCTGCCCGATAGACACAAGATTGCAGATGCCATAAAAGCGATTTGTACGTCATAGgtttttataaatttgttaatttttgcaCAAGCACGCaccaaattttgttattttggCATAGTGACTGTCACATTTGCTGAATGACCTTAACTTATCATTTAATAGTGTTTGTTATATCGATCTAGTCTTAGCAGTTCTACATGAATGtgccaaaatataatattactACCACACCACGACATATACCTAGCCATCCGTTGTTAGAAAGACGACATAATCGGAGGGAATATGTACAACCACCTTGAACTATTGTTTATTAGTgattgaattattaaattaactCGCACAATGGAAGTTTTTCTGCAATAATTCAGAGAAGTCAACACAGCCTCCGATGGAGACGGAGGACCTACGGCCCAGCGGGGCGGGACCCGTAATAACCGGCACATACCTAGACTAACGGCCTAACCGTGTATCACCAGTACAATGTAACTAAATAACTTAGTCTTTGTTAACAGACATCATACGACTGAATGCCTCCTAACTGTCAACTCCGTTTATTTAGAATAGAAACATAGCGACCGAGGATAACAAAGCGAATGCAACCCCTGGGAGATATGCCCTAGATGTTTCAATAATAGTATCAAGGAGAGTGGATAGGTTTGAAAAGAGTGTATCATCCACATCGAGGTTTTCGGCCTTTCTGTGAGCAACAACAGCGTCAATGGCTTTCTTAACTTCACCGACTGCATTCTGTGCCTCAGTTGCCATGTCTCTAAAGTGAGTAACATAATCTTCATCCTTATTTTCTACCTTTGTCTTCAAAGAGGTGAGATTCTTCTTGCGTTCATCAAATTCTTTCTTGATATTTTGAGTtgtatcattatttaaatattcgGCCAACTTATCTAGGATAGTGCCAATTCCGTTGCAAGACTCTTGAAGCAGGGTGGCTTTTTCTTTTATATCAGTGTGTTCTGTTGCACTGGCCTCATCATCTTTCAAGTTTT
The DNA window shown above is from Babesia microti strain RI chromosome III, complete genome and carries:
- a CDS encoding 2-oxoisovalerate dehydrogenase E1 component, beta subunit (overlaps_old_locusTagID:BBM_III00775;~overlaps_old_locusTagID:BBM_III00780), whose amino-acid sequence is MSMDGLGHCKEMNMCNAINSAMHICMEKDPLSVVFGEDVAFGGVFRCSVDLLQRFGPNRVMNSPISEQGIVGFGIGLAAVGVSAIAEIQFGDYIFPAFDQIVNEAAKFRYRSGSHWDVGKLTIRSTWGSVGHGGLYHSQSPEAYFAHTPGLVIVVPSNPFAAKGLLIKSIRDPNPVLFFEPKALYRSSVGMVPEGDYELDLSKANVVKQGKDITLVGYGTMVNEMMEAAKIVANDGGIDAEVIDLQTILPFDVDTITESVNKTGRLIVTHEAPKTQGLASEIASTVYERCFFKLEAPIKRLCGYDTPFPLVYEKFYLPDRHKIADAIKAICTS